Proteins co-encoded in one Spirosoma endbachense genomic window:
- a CDS encoding phosphatase PAP2 family protein has translation MTKQKGQFDSPFSCWVLLSWLFLFPLLTTYGQPVNTVFQRTSWDTIPASPTAFRWVAPAVLIPVGLALLPDYPNSHLDRFYVRGEIQDKIHFRTHADDYLQYGPAVAWAGLSLAGVKGRSNPLDRAFIGVLAYGISSVVVLGLKHTTNELRPDGSNSLSFPSGHTTDAFTGAGLLDREFRGVSPWIPIGGYAMATSTGILRMTNDKHWISDVLVGAGIGLLSTEVAYHVYPWLKRKLGRHKSALHQLISARL, from the coding sequence ATGACAAAACAAAAGGGGCAATTCGATTCTCCATTTTCCTGCTGGGTACTGCTCAGTTGGCTTTTTTTATTTCCACTACTCACAACCTATGGGCAACCAGTAAATACCGTATTTCAGCGAACGTCGTGGGATACGATTCCGGCTAGTCCCACTGCATTCCGGTGGGTGGCTCCAGCCGTACTAATTCCCGTTGGACTGGCTTTATTACCTGATTACCCGAACAGTCATTTAGATCGCTTTTACGTCCGAGGTGAGATTCAGGATAAAATCCATTTCCGTACTCATGCAGACGATTACCTACAATATGGACCAGCCGTTGCCTGGGCCGGATTGAGTCTGGCGGGCGTGAAAGGTCGATCGAATCCCCTCGACCGGGCGTTTATTGGCGTACTAGCTTATGGGATCAGTTCTGTAGTTGTATTGGGCCTGAAACATACCACGAATGAGCTTCGGCCCGATGGGTCCAATTCCCTATCCTTCCCATCGGGACATACCACCGATGCCTTTACGGGAGCTGGCTTACTGGATCGGGAATTTAGAGGGGTCAGCCCCTGGATTCCCATTGGTGGGTATGCCATGGCCACATCGACTGGAATCTTACGGATGACTAATGATAAGCACTGGATATCGGATGTACTGGTTGGCGCGGGTATCGGGTTACTCTCCACCGAAGTAGCGTACCATGTCTATCCGTGGTTGAAGCGGAAACTGGGTCGGCATAAATCAGCTTTGCATCAACTCATCTCTGCGCGGTTATGA
- a CDS encoding tetratricopeptide repeat protein produces MLSRNLHLYTLASISVFILFTGRVLAQYPMINSNPTTRGLVTAGLDQVYDNQFSAAEVTFIQLEKLAPKHPAIDLLRGVCLYYQWFPARADVKLKQRCIQQLELAANKADGWQKTLNDRSATAQPEAMFLYFTAEAMLAKISHFEHEPFAAIGHAKNAYPYIQKGKTFQQQYPDFYLSTGLYNFYREVYPEIHPFYKTVAWVMVAGDKKLGMTQLQLATKQALFVRTEAILYLTHLLTDYENKPTDALPYLAQLVVTYPNNPYWRFKYAEALLNAHQLDAIPHQISQLESTPEIVYHQMGALLKARYALEKGQRSTAQTYAEEVVRSSVRDESVRAYAYLVLARVATLQGQQKQARQYYKQLLEFAEYPVLRNEAR; encoded by the coding sequence ATGTTGTCACGAAATCTCCATCTGTATACGCTGGCGTCCATCTCCGTTTTCATTCTGTTTACGGGTCGTGTTCTGGCGCAATATCCGATGATAAACAGCAATCCAACCACTCGGGGTTTGGTGACAGCGGGTTTGGACCAAGTCTATGATAATCAGTTTTCTGCTGCCGAAGTCACCTTTATTCAACTGGAGAAACTAGCGCCCAAACACCCGGCTATCGATTTGCTCCGGGGCGTTTGTTTATACTATCAATGGTTTCCGGCCCGCGCCGATGTAAAACTGAAGCAACGGTGTATACAACAGTTAGAGCTGGCGGCAAATAAAGCCGATGGCTGGCAAAAGACACTAAATGATCGCAGTGCAACTGCCCAGCCTGAAGCGATGTTTCTATACTTCACTGCCGAGGCTATGCTGGCTAAAATCAGTCACTTCGAACATGAACCGTTCGCGGCTATTGGGCACGCCAAGAATGCATACCCGTACATCCAGAAAGGCAAGACTTTCCAGCAGCAATACCCGGACTTTTACCTTTCCACAGGCCTCTACAATTTCTATCGCGAGGTCTATCCGGAAATTCACCCATTTTATAAAACCGTTGCCTGGGTGATGGTCGCTGGAGATAAAAAATTGGGAATGACTCAACTTCAACTGGCGACCAAACAAGCCTTATTTGTTCGTACGGAAGCCATTCTTTATCTCACACACTTACTAACGGATTACGAAAATAAACCCACTGATGCCTTACCGTACCTGGCCCAACTGGTGGTGACTTATCCGAATAATCCGTACTGGCGATTCAAGTATGCAGAAGCCCTGCTTAACGCACACCAGCTAGATGCTATCCCCCACCAAATCAGCCAGTTGGAATCAACTCCGGAGATCGTTTATCATCAGATGGGTGCGCTGCTCAAGGCTCGTTACGCGTTAGAAAAAGGGCAACGATCAACCGCCCAAACCTATGCCGAAGAGGTGGTTCGCAGTTCGGTTCGGGATGAATCTGTGCGGGCCTATGCGTATCTGGTATTAGCCAGAGTAGCCACCCTTCAAGGGCAGCAAAAGCAGGCCAGGCAATACTATAAACAATTGCTGGAGTTTGCGGAATATCCGGTATTACGTAATGAAGCCCGATAA
- a CDS encoding beta-propeller fold lactonase family protein — protein sequence MKTVWISTVCLCLTGSLCAQSTNYHLVKKTTIGGEGGWDYLMADPQGSRLYVSHSTQVEVLDLKSHEKVGVITPTQGIHGIAVVPGTTIGYTTNGRPNTATMFNTKTLKATKDIPTGKNPDAIMYDAFSRRVFIFNNEGNSATVLDATTGNVAGTVELGGAPEAAVSDDHGTIFVNLEDKNEVAVFDAKSLAVKHHWKLGKGEEPTGLAFDKPHHQLFSTCNKVMVVMDSQSGKVLAEVPTGSGTDGAVFDTSTGSAISSNGEGTLTVVKEVKPGKFEAVQTVTTMRGARTITIDPMSHHIFVTTAEYGPAPAATTENPKPRPAVKPGTFMVLEYAAK from the coding sequence ATGAAAACCGTCTGGATTTCTACCGTATGCCTGTGTTTAACAGGCTCGCTCTGCGCCCAATCGACGAATTATCACCTCGTCAAGAAAACCACCATCGGGGGCGAAGGTGGCTGGGATTACCTGATGGCCGACCCACAAGGTAGTCGGCTCTACGTTTCGCACAGTACGCAGGTGGAAGTACTCGACCTGAAAAGTCATGAGAAAGTAGGTGTCATTACGCCTACACAAGGTATTCACGGCATAGCGGTTGTTCCAGGTACAACAATCGGTTACACGACCAACGGCCGCCCGAATACGGCGACCATGTTCAACACGAAGACCCTCAAAGCCACCAAAGATATTCCGACGGGGAAAAATCCCGACGCGATCATGTACGATGCATTCTCCAGGCGGGTCTTCATCTTCAATAATGAGGGCAATAGCGCAACTGTATTAGACGCAACTACGGGTAACGTAGCCGGAACGGTCGAGTTGGGCGGTGCACCCGAAGCCGCCGTTAGCGATGATCACGGGACGATTTTCGTGAATCTGGAAGACAAAAATGAAGTGGCTGTATTTGATGCCAAGTCACTGGCGGTCAAGCATCACTGGAAGTTAGGCAAGGGCGAAGAGCCTACTGGCCTTGCGTTTGACAAGCCCCATCACCAATTGTTCAGCACCTGCAATAAGGTCATGGTGGTAATGGATTCGCAATCGGGTAAAGTGCTGGCAGAAGTACCAACCGGAAGCGGAACCGACGGAGCCGTATTCGACACCTCAACCGGATCAGCTATCAGCTCCAACGGCGAAGGCACGTTAACGGTTGTGAAGGAAGTAAAACCTGGCAAATTTGAAGCCGTTCAAACGGTAACGACCATGCGCGGTGCCCGCACCATTACCATCGACCCAATGAGTCATCACATTTTTGTAACAACCGCCGAGTACGGCCCTGCCCCAGCTGCCACAACGGAAAACCCAAAGCCCCGCCCTGCGGTGAAGCCGGGTACATTCATGGTGCTGGAATACGCGGCTAAATGA
- a CDS encoding RES family NAD+ phosphorylase, protein MPTTLYRIQTDSHRDTILEGIGAQLRGGRWNVRGRPMVYTATTPELCFLEYMVHLEGTPLADLPPLILYEIEIPDESTVWLEAHQLPVGWNDPYVTPLGLPQFADAQFRQHNTLCLALPSAVVPLSPSRNVLLNPLHPLRAECRVLRIEPYPVDPRLPAATL, encoded by the coding sequence ATGCCGACGACATTATACCGAATTCAAACAGACAGCCATCGTGATACTATTTTAGAGGGCATTGGTGCCCAGTTGCGGGGTGGTCGCTGGAATGTTCGCGGGCGACCAATGGTGTATACGGCCACAACCCCTGAACTGTGTTTTCTGGAATACATGGTGCATTTGGAGGGGACACCCCTGGCCGATTTGCCACCCTTGATTCTCTACGAAATCGAAATTCCTGATGAGTCTACTGTGTGGCTGGAAGCCCACCAATTGCCCGTTGGCTGGAACGATCCGTATGTCACGCCACTAGGTTTACCCCAATTTGCTGACGCCCAATTTCGACAGCATAATACATTGTGTCTGGCTTTACCATCAGCGGTGGTTCCTCTATCGCCATCGCGCAATGTATTACTGAACCCATTGCATCCGTTACGGGCAGAGTGTCGCGTTCTTCGGATTGAACCTTACCCAGTTGATCCAAGATTGCCAGCGGCTACGCTATGA
- the parS gene encoding type II RES/Xre toxin-antitoxin system antitoxin, translating to MAAQALLPDTSMYSSGSLTPLQLIDRSRQGLSGTETGRVAELLGVTDKEMARLLNQSVATFHRQVKILQLDAATSERLLLLTRLATYGSTVFQDKGKFTRWLRRPLRLLSDRSPLDLLDSSTGVQLVEDILGRIEYGVFS from the coding sequence ATGGCAGCGCAGGCATTGCTTCCAGATACGAGCATGTATTCTTCTGGCTCTCTCACACCCCTTCAGTTGATCGATCGATCGCGGCAGGGTCTGTCAGGTACCGAAACGGGTCGGGTAGCGGAACTGCTTGGCGTTACTGATAAAGAGATGGCCCGCTTGCTGAATCAATCGGTGGCGACATTTCACCGACAAGTCAAAATCCTTCAACTCGATGCAGCAACCTCCGAACGATTACTCCTCCTGACCCGGCTGGCTACCTACGGGTCAACCGTCTTTCAGGATAAGGGCAAGTTTACGCGCTGGCTTCGCCGACCGCTCCGACTCCTAAGTGATCGCTCGCCGTTAGATCTATTGGATAGCTCAACTGGTGTTCAACTGGTAGAAGACATTCTGGGGCGTATTGAATACGGTGTCTTTAGCTGA
- a CDS encoding metallophosphoesterase, translated as MAINNQSALKNIVIDTNPFVQEYRQNTATFPDILQDTGKQLHWIDSVLANTSEPWKIVVGHHPRYSVGGDHGNQAELVQQLGPLLQKYNVQLYLCSHSHTRQHLPPVGQTDFIIAGGSGASLGPIANSTKTQFARSSGGFSVFSMNADSVRMGFIDTNGKMLYSWQRVKPDNEFAFRLYRSDLEFCDVMFLA; from the coding sequence ATGGCGATCAACAACCAGAGTGCCCTGAAGAACATTGTCATTGATACCAACCCGTTTGTTCAGGAATACCGACAAAACACGGCAACGTTTCCCGACATCCTGCAGGATACCGGGAAGCAATTGCACTGGATCGACAGTGTGCTGGCCAATACCTCGGAGCCCTGGAAAATTGTGGTTGGCCATCATCCACGGTATTCGGTCGGGGGTGATCACGGCAATCAGGCTGAATTAGTACAGCAGTTAGGCCCACTGCTTCAGAAATACAACGTTCAGTTGTACCTGTGCAGCCATTCTCATACACGTCAACATTTGCCACCGGTAGGCCAAACGGACTTTATCATAGCCGGGGGCAGTGGTGCTTCACTTGGACCCATTGCAAATTCTACCAAAACCCAATTTGCCCGATCTAGCGGTGGTTTTTCTGTATTTTCGATGAATGCGGATAGTGTGCGAATGGGCTTCATTGATACAAATGGCAAGATGCTTTATAGCTGGCAACGGGTAAAACCCGATAATGAATTCGCATTCAGATTGTACAGAAGCGATTTGGAGTTTTGCGACGTTATGTTCTTAGCCTGA
- a CDS encoding ABC transporter permease, with protein MLMLPMYSSLQSALVTALEHLANAWKYIYSLPIPKWSIYFSKLFFFVGLFFISSLALIECAELAGWLLNWLKLELKIDSSADPWFLVRNVLKTFLIGLGTTAIQFYLSFRFRNFIVPEALGVFISLIGIVIKSWEYSYVSPYLWVYLAIRDHIYETKWLNSYVWAGLLTFAVVAIGGLIATYRRDID; from the coding sequence ATGCTGATGCTGCCCATGTATAGCAGCTTGCAATCGGCTCTGGTCACGGCACTTGAACATCTGGCCAATGCCTGGAAGTACATCTACAGTTTACCTATTCCGAAATGGAGTATCTACTTCAGTAAGCTCTTCTTTTTTGTGGGCTTATTTTTTATCAGTTCGTTAGCACTGATTGAGTGTGCTGAATTAGCGGGTTGGCTGCTAAACTGGCTGAAACTGGAACTAAAGATTGACTCCTCGGCAGATCCGTGGTTTCTGGTCCGGAATGTGCTGAAAACGTTTCTGATTGGGTTAGGCACGACGGCCATCCAGTTCTATTTAAGTTTTCGATTTCGCAATTTTATTGTCCCAGAGGCTTTGGGCGTCTTTATAAGCCTGATCGGCATTGTCATTAAATCCTGGGAGTACAGTTATGTTTCGCCTTACCTCTGGGTTTATTTAGCCATTCGAGATCATATCTATGAAACAAAATGGCTTAACAGCTATGTCTGGGCGGGCTTGCTCACCTTTGCGGTTGTGGCCATAGGGGGCTTAATCGCTACCTATCGCCGGGATATTGATTAG
- a CDS encoding LytTR family DNA-binding domain-containing protein, producing the protein MTLLPLSRLLEKLPARQFMRVHRSYIVALSRIDSIERNRIHIGQVTLPIGEI; encoded by the coding sequence ATGACTTTACTGCCCTTAAGTCGGTTGCTGGAAAAGCTACCAGCCCGCCAGTTCATGCGGGTGCATCGATCGTACATTGTGGCCTTAAGCCGAATCGACAGCATCGAACGCAATCGAATCCACATTGGTCAGGTCACGCTCCCCATTGGCGAGATATAG
- a CDS encoding formylglycine-generating enzyme family protein, which translates to MNYYLLFLGITFTLLGSTLIPQPDDSNPDEIIRRLKREREITAKRTLILQLGGFSDQQLPVNKRNTVIPLLLNWYRIDPDPGIHSAIDWLLRHGQQGSIPRKLNWQQADALEAADRALSGKPAGGRKWFVNKQEQTLVIFRGPVEFQMGSPVAEGYTDELLHRVRIPRSFAIGTKEVTVAQFQRFLQAHPEVIAQNAEIASKDPRPGGSRAMKSFAPEGNCPQILANWYELAQYCNWLSEQEGLPTSEWCYPLYSEIKSGMKLPDNYLQRTGYRLPTEAEWEYACRAGTTTSRFYGSDTISLKEYAWYLRTPTTTGQERTWPVGQLKPNPWGLFDVYGNVWEWCQDRRVDYPKSSELTEDKEDSVQVVNDTGARTRRGGSFVYNTESARSAHRGVTNYLPQQRRDNVGLRIARTYR; encoded by the coding sequence ATGAACTATTACCTGCTCTTTCTGGGTATCACTTTCACTTTACTCGGGTCTACGCTGATTCCACAGCCCGACGATTCGAACCCGGATGAAATCATTCGTCGACTCAAACGGGAGAGAGAGATTACTGCCAAACGAACGCTGATTCTCCAACTAGGGGGTTTCTCTGACCAGCAACTTCCGGTCAATAAACGAAACACCGTCATACCTCTGCTGCTGAATTGGTACCGTATCGATCCAGATCCGGGTATTCATTCGGCTATTGACTGGCTGCTGCGCCACGGTCAACAGGGTTCTATTCCCCGAAAATTGAATTGGCAACAAGCCGATGCCCTGGAGGCTGCTGATCGGGCGTTATCTGGAAAGCCAGCCGGAGGGCGTAAATGGTTTGTCAACAAACAGGAACAAACGCTGGTCATTTTTCGGGGGCCAGTAGAGTTTCAGATGGGTTCGCCGGTCGCAGAGGGATATACCGATGAACTCCTTCACCGGGTTCGCATTCCTCGCTCATTTGCCATCGGCACCAAGGAGGTGACGGTCGCTCAATTTCAACGATTTCTACAGGCTCACCCCGAAGTTATAGCGCAAAATGCGGAGATAGCCAGTAAAGATCCCAGGCCCGGTGGCTCCAGAGCGATGAAGTCATTTGCTCCTGAAGGCAATTGTCCGCAAATTCTGGCTAACTGGTACGAGCTGGCTCAATACTGTAACTGGCTGAGCGAACAGGAAGGGTTACCCACCAGTGAATGGTGTTATCCATTGTATAGCGAGATTAAGAGTGGGATGAAGCTTCCGGACAATTACTTACAGCGAACGGGTTACCGACTACCCACAGAAGCGGAGTGGGAATATGCCTGCCGGGCAGGTACGACTACTAGCCGCTTCTACGGTTCAGATACGATTTCCCTGAAAGAATATGCCTGGTATTTACGGACGCCGACCACCACCGGTCAGGAACGAACCTGGCCAGTGGGTCAACTCAAGCCAAACCCATGGGGATTATTCGATGTATATGGGAATGTCTGGGAATGGTGTCAGGATCGACGAGTGGATTACCCCAAGAGTAGCGAGTTGACAGAAGATAAAGAAGATAGTGTTCAGGTGGTCAACGATACCGGTGCTCGTACACGACGCGGAGGGTCGTTTGTTTATAATACGGAGTCGGCCCGTTCGGCACATCGTGGAGTGACAAACTATCTGCCCCAGCAGCGACGAGATAATGTTGGACTTCGAATAGCCCGAACATATCGGTAA
- a CDS encoding LytR/AlgR family response regulator transcription factor, translated as MINCLIVDDEPVARTILRNYCSHLPEVHIVAECGHALEAKVILADQPIDLLFLDIHMPVLTGISFVNTLKNPPQVIFTTAYEEYAVTAFDLAACDYLLKPFSLERFIVAVDKAKEKLQGSQKRVAETNQLARQTNFFIKAAGKIYKVAYADCLYIEAQGNYSKVVTVGSTFLPKMTFSALLALLPDDLFIRVHRSFLINKSMINHIDGNRVYVQQKEIPIAETYRDSFLSKLGL; from the coding sequence ATGATCAACTGCCTGATCGTCGATGATGAACCGGTTGCCAGAACCATTCTCCGGAACTATTGTAGCCATCTGCCGGAGGTACATATTGTTGCCGAATGTGGCCATGCACTGGAAGCTAAAGTGATCTTAGCCGACCAACCGATCGATCTGCTCTTTCTGGACATTCACATGCCGGTACTCACCGGTATCAGCTTTGTAAACACCCTGAAAAATCCGCCCCAGGTTATCTTCACAACGGCTTATGAGGAGTATGCAGTAACGGCGTTTGATCTGGCTGCCTGCGATTATTTACTCAAGCCATTTTCGCTGGAACGTTTTATTGTGGCCGTTGATAAGGCGAAGGAAAAACTACAGGGAAGTCAAAAACGGGTTGCCGAAACCAATCAGCTGGCCCGGCAAACGAATTTTTTTATTAAGGCAGCAGGCAAGATTTACAAGGTTGCTTATGCGGATTGCCTGTACATCGAAGCGCAGGGCAACTATTCGAAAGTGGTCACTGTTGGGTCAACTTTTTTACCAAAAATGACCTTCTCCGCCTTGCTCGCTTTACTGCCAGACGATTTATTCATTCGGGTTCATCGGTCCTTCCTGATCAATAAATCGATGATCAATCACATTGACGGCAACCGGGTGTATGTTCAGCAAAAAGAAATCCCCATTGCCGAAACGTACCGGGATTCGTTTTTAAGCAAGCTGGGTTTATGA
- a CDS encoding sensor histidine kinase yields MKTVQQLISGNKLTLHLIFSLSVLAGLWVGWYLMHLQGYRFENNWSTSIDCLFFLLCIYTGRWLFGRWYLRQELVRFIGYTLLSTLGLLILKWLFVRYVFNHPYAELGELGVAIMPFFLIGLIMGMLLKLIRATVQKELQDVQIKAEQKQSEFNLLQAQLSPHFLFNVLNNLYGISIDEHERIPALLLKLSNLLRYSVYSAKKPFVPLVDELDYIQNYIDFEQIRISDRLVLQTNMEPVSGPTIKIAPLVLIVFVENAFKHAKNTLVPQIHLSISLKIADNFICFAVSNSYQSEKQDDRLLDEGSGVGLANTLRRLELLYGNDYALKQEAEDGVYTVELRVKIK; encoded by the coding sequence ATGAAAACCGTTCAGCAGCTCATCAGCGGAAACAAGCTGACTCTTCATCTCATTTTCTCGCTCTCCGTTCTGGCCGGTTTGTGGGTAGGATGGTATTTGATGCATCTGCAAGGGTATCGATTTGAGAATAACTGGTCGACAAGTATTGATTGTCTATTCTTCCTGCTCTGCATCTATACGGGGCGCTGGCTTTTCGGTCGGTGGTATCTCCGCCAGGAACTGGTCCGTTTTATCGGCTATACCCTACTATCAACCCTCGGTTTACTTATTCTCAAATGGTTATTCGTCCGGTATGTATTCAATCACCCATATGCGGAATTGGGAGAACTCGGCGTTGCCATTATGCCTTTCTTTTTGATCGGGCTGATTATGGGTATGTTATTGAAACTGATCCGGGCGACGGTACAAAAGGAGTTGCAGGATGTCCAGATCAAAGCCGAACAAAAGCAAAGCGAATTCAACCTGCTACAAGCTCAGTTAAGCCCGCATTTTCTGTTCAATGTGCTGAATAATCTATATGGCATTTCAATCGACGAGCATGAACGGATACCGGCTTTACTGCTTAAATTGTCTAATCTTTTGCGGTATTCGGTGTATAGTGCCAAGAAGCCATTTGTGCCCCTCGTGGATGAGCTTGACTATATTCAAAACTACATTGATTTCGAGCAAATCCGAATCAGTGATCGGCTCGTCCTGCAAACGAATATGGAGCCAGTGAGCGGACCGACAATTAAGATTGCCCCACTGGTGCTGATCGTTTTTGTGGAAAATGCATTTAAACACGCTAAAAACACGCTGGTGCCGCAGATTCACCTATCGATTTCCTTAAAAATTGCAGATAACTTTATCTGCTTTGCCGTAAGTAATTCGTATCAGTCTGAAAAACAGGACGATCGCTTGCTGGACGAAGGCTCAGGGGTTGGGCTGGCCAATACGCTCAGGCGGCTTGAGCTATTGTATGGGAATGACTATGCGCTGAAGCAAGAGGCTGAAGATGGCGTTTATACCGTTGAACTTCGGGTAAAAATAAAATAG
- a CDS encoding outer membrane beta-barrel protein yields the protein MKLYVLLPFAMLVTLSTPTKAQSIRGKIGGLIRDTQNRALSGATVILQERQDSTTHQAGLSDADGKFAFKSLPKGDYLLRCSYVGFQPYKSGLLSITETQPVLQLPVIILQTSTPKTLSEVVVTAKKPLVEQKIDRLIVNVDAMLTAAGSNALDVLAKSPGVMVNTNDDISLNGKRNVLVLIDDRPTYMSAQDLAAYLRSLPGGLLDKLELISNPPARYDAAGGAIINIVLKKNRATGFNGSLNLGYNQGVYGRSNNSLLLNYRTKKFNIFTNSSYSRDRNFSEETYSRYFYSDAKSLQSTILQTSRSSYTSNGWNGRIGMDYFASPKITIGILFTGSTRPKSDRLDYTSNQYTELMQLDSVSRGYINGLYQSKNTGINVNLSHKFDNRGKLLTANIDYLNFQSSTNQFSPIDTYRPDGQLAGTQERFFAIPSTVRIYAGKVDFTQPLAGKSEFSAGLKSSYVMTDTESNWLNQTGDGPVPDYGKSNHFQYTESINAAYVNLKKEWSRWGIQTGLRLENTQSKGHQLANPTTVDSTFHRSYSWLFPSLYLSYKVDKRGDNTLALSYSKRIRRPGYQQLNPFLFFRDRYSYSGGNPNLIPGYGQAIDLRYTFKQYVGVTLSYSWDKDGIDPITRVVGDQFITRPQNFYQGQSLGIIPNISFSPTSWWTVNISAVLLAIRNRGQTDGVTIDQQSNLHEVETVNQFQLSKSWSAELTGFFPGNQFFAQTKSSSIYNISAGLQKTILQGQGTLRLTVNDIFYSLVMNSQTVALNHISAFYTRQGDTRRVGFSFMYRFGKEANARKRNTVGSAEEEKQRTN from the coding sequence ATGAAACTTTATGTTTTGTTGCCTTTCGCTATGCTGGTAACCCTCAGTACGCCAACCAAAGCTCAATCGATCAGAGGAAAAATCGGTGGATTGATCCGGGATACCCAAAACAGAGCCTTGAGTGGTGCCACGGTCATCTTGCAGGAAAGGCAGGACTCCACAACCCACCAAGCAGGCCTTTCCGACGCCGATGGTAAGTTTGCGTTCAAAAGCCTGCCCAAAGGCGACTATCTATTACGTTGCTCCTATGTTGGTTTTCAGCCTTATAAAAGCGGGCTTTTGTCGATCACAGAAACACAGCCTGTCCTGCAGCTGCCCGTCATTATTTTGCAGACCTCTACGCCAAAGACCTTAAGCGAAGTGGTAGTCACCGCCAAAAAGCCTTTGGTTGAACAAAAAATAGATCGACTCATTGTGAACGTCGATGCCATGCTTACCGCAGCAGGTAGCAATGCCTTGGACGTATTAGCCAAAAGCCCCGGCGTGATGGTGAACACGAATGATGATATCAGCCTAAATGGCAAACGGAATGTGCTGGTACTGATCGATGACAGACCTACCTATATGTCGGCACAGGACCTGGCCGCTTATTTACGGTCCCTGCCCGGCGGTTTGCTGGATAAGCTCGAATTGATCAGTAATCCACCAGCCCGGTATGATGCGGCAGGGGGCGCCATTATCAATATCGTGTTGAAAAAAAACAGAGCGACTGGCTTTAATGGCAGTTTAAATCTGGGCTATAATCAGGGCGTATATGGTCGAAGCAACAACTCGTTACTCTTGAATTACCGCACGAAGAAGTTCAACATTTTTACAAACAGCAGCTACAGCCGCGACCGAAATTTCAGCGAGGAAACTTATAGCCGCTATTTTTATTCGGATGCGAAATCACTTCAGTCTACCATCCTGCAAACCAGCCGTTCCAGCTATACCTCAAACGGCTGGAATGGCCGGATCGGAATGGATTATTTTGCGTCGCCTAAAATAACCATTGGCATTCTGTTTACCGGTTCTACCCGTCCTAAATCCGACCGACTTGATTATACCAGCAATCAATATACGGAGTTGATGCAACTTGATTCGGTGTCGAGAGGATATATCAATGGACTCTATCAATCCAAAAATACGGGTATAAATGTAAACCTGTCTCATAAATTCGACAACAGGGGTAAGCTATTGACTGCCAATATAGACTATCTGAATTTTCAGTCCAGTACGAACCAGTTTTCGCCGATTGATACGTATCGGCCTGATGGTCAGTTAGCGGGTACACAGGAGCGATTTTTTGCAATTCCTTCGACGGTTCGGATTTACGCGGGTAAAGTGGATTTTACGCAGCCCTTAGCTGGTAAATCCGAATTTAGTGCGGGTCTTAAATCGAGTTATGTGATGACCGATACAGAATCGAACTGGCTCAACCAGACTGGCGATGGCCCAGTCCCAGATTACGGAAAAAGTAATCATTTCCAATACACCGAATCCATCAATGCCGCCTATGTAAACCTGAAAAAAGAGTGGTCTCGGTGGGGTATTCAGACGGGTCTCCGGCTAGAGAATACCCAATCAAAAGGTCATCAACTGGCTAATCCGACAACGGTTGATTCCACGTTTCACAGAAGCTATAGCTGGCTGTTTCCATCGTTATACCTGTCGTATAAGGTAGATAAGCGTGGCGATAATACGCTTGCTCTGAGCTATAGCAAACGGATACGGAGGCCCGGCTACCAGCAACTTAACCCGTTTCTGTTTTTCCGGGATCGATACTCCTATTCGGGTGGCAATCCGAATTTGATTCCAGGCTATGGCCAGGCGATTGATCTACGCTATACCTTCAAGCAATATGTGGGTGTTACGCTCAGCTATAGCTGGGATAAAGATGGTATCGACCCCATCACCAGGGTCGTTGGTGATCAGTTTATAACCCGACCCCAAAATTTTTATCAGGGCCAATCTCTGGGCATAATACCCAACATATCGTTTTCGCCCACTAGCTGGTGGACAGTTAACATTAGCGCCGTTTTATTAGCCATCAGGAATCGGGGTCAAACAGATGGCGTGACGATTGACCAACAATCGAACCTCCATGAAGTAGAAACCGTGAATCAGTTTCAGTTGAGCAAAAGCTGGAGTGCCGAATTGACCGGCTTTTTTCCAGGTAACCAATTTTTTGCTCAGACCAAAAGCAGTTCGATTTATAACATCAGTGCTGGTCTGCAAAAAACCATTCTCCAGGGGCAGGGAACGCTGCGTTTAACCGTAAACGACATCTTTTATTCCCTGGTCATGAACAGTCAAACCGTTGCTCTTAACCATATTTCGGCGTTCTACACCCGGCAAGGTGATACACGCCGGGTAGGTTTCTCCTTTATGTACCGCTTTGGCAAAGAAGCTAACGCCCGAAAACGGAATACCGTAGGGAGCGCCGAAGAGGAGAAACAACGAACGAATTAA